Genomic segment of Tachysurus fulvidraco isolate hzauxx_2018 chromosome 22, HZAU_PFXX_2.0, whole genome shotgun sequence:
AAGGTAACTATTTAGTCCTGCCTCAGGGCCGtaatagatttattttcttatttccctTTAACAGCATGGCCccaatgtgttttattcataaagtgtgtgtgtgtgtgtgtgtgtgtgtgtgtgtgtgtgtgtgtgtgtgtgggtgtgtgtgtgggtgtgtgtgtgtgggtgtatgccTGTGGCAGGATGTGAACATTGCTGCTCTAGCACGAGTGGACCTGGAGAGGAAAGTGGAGTCCCTTCAGGACGAAATTCGGTTCCTGAAGAAGCTCCATGAAGAGGTCTGAGCGTGTGATAcctttaatgttaatgtgtcttctgttactgttactgcccCTCTATTACTGTTCTGCACCCTCAGTTACTGTTACTGCCTCCTCTATTACTGTTTTGACTCTTCTGTTACTGTTCTGCTCCCTCTATAACTGTTCTGCCTCCTCTGTAACTGTTTTGACTCCTCTGTTACTGCCccctctgttactgttactgcccTTTTTTATAACTGTTCTGCACCCCCTATCACTGTTCTGCCTCCTCTGTTACTGTTCTGACACCTCTGTTACTGCTccctctgttactgttactgcccCCTCTGTTACTGTTCTTCCTCTGTTACTGTTCTGACTCCTCTGTTACTGCCCCCTCTTTTACTGTTAATCCCCcatctgttactgttactgctccCTCTGTTATTGTTCTGACTCCTCTGTTACTGCCCCCTCTTTTACTGTTAATCCCCCATCTGTTACTGTTCTTCCTCCTCTGTTATTGTTCTGACTCCTCTGTTACTGCCCCCTCTTTTACTGTTAATCCCCCATCTGTTACTGTTCTTCCTCCTCTGTTATTGTTCTGACTCCTCTGTTACTGCCCCCTCTGTTACTGTTCTGCCTCCTCTGTTACTGTTCTGCTCCCTCTGTTACTGTTAATGCCCCCTCTGTTACTTTTCTCCCTTCTCTGTTACTGTTCTGCCCCCTCTGTTACTGTTAATGCCCCCTCTGTTACTTTTCTCCCTTCTCTGTTACTGTTCTGCCCCCTCTGTTACTGTTAATGCCCCCTCTGTTACTTTTCTCCCTTCTCTGTTACTGTTCTGCCCCCTCTGTTACTGCTCTTCCCCCTTTGTTACTGTTCTGCCccctctgttactgttactgcccTTTTTATAACTGTCCTGCACCCTCTATTACAGTTCTGCCTCCTCTGTTACTGTTCTGACACCTCTGTTACTGCTccctctgttactgttactgcccCCTCTGTTACTGTTCTTCCTCTGTTACTGTTCTGACTCCTCTGTTACTGTTCTGACACCTCTGTTACTGCTccctctgttactgttactgctccctctgttactgttactgcccCCTCTGTTACTGTTCTTCCTCTGTTACTGTTCTTACTCCTCTGTTACTGCCCCCTCTTTTACTGTTAATCCCCCATCTGTTACTGTTCTTCCTCCTCTGTTATTGTTCTGACTCCTCTGTTACTGCCccctctgttactgttactgcccCTCTGTTACTGTTCTGTCtcctctgttactgttactgcccCCTCTGTTACTGTTCTGCCTCCTTTGTTACTGTTCTGCCCCCTCTGTTACTGTTAATGCCCCCTCTGTTACTTTTCTCCCTTCTCTGTTACTGTTCTGCCCCCTCTGTTACTGCTCTTCCCCCTTTGTTACTGTTCTGCCCCCTCTGTTATTGTCACTGCCCCCTGTGTTACTGTTCTGCCTTCTCTGTAACTGCACCTCTGTTACTGTTCTTCCCAGTCTCTTACTGTTACTGCCCCTCTTGTTAATGTTACTGCTCCCTTATTACCATTCTGCCCCCTCTGATATCATTGCTGTATTCTCCCTACactgtttctgtctttgtccctgtctgtctttatctttctccatcgtctctctccatctgttgTCCTGGCTTCACTTCATCCCCCTGTTCTCTCGTCCTGTGTGTTCAGGAGCTGAGAGAGATACAGGCTCAGAGCCAGCAGCAGTCTGATCTGACCTCCGCCCTCAGGGAAATCCAGGTGCAGTACGAGAACCTGGCCTCCAAGAATGCTCACGTGTCTGAGGAGTGGTACGACTCCAAGGTGCTGATCAGGAAacatcttttctctcttcttatTATATTTAGTACTATTGTTACCTTTGTCTTGGAAAAACTCCTGGTTCTGTCTTATTCTCTCACGCTCTCATCAGTCTTACATGACAAAGTGctgaataaaagtaataattcggtaaaaaaaaaaaagtccaaaagtcatatttctatttctattaatGTATCGATCATGCTGTGTCCAAAAGCACCTCAAAACATCCTGAATAAAACgttcataatataatataatataatataatataatataatattaaattaataaataaaaaaaatatagtcattaaattaatacatttaaaacaacaataataaaaaagacttGATTTTAGTTTAATGatctcttgctttctttctcattGTCTGATAAGCgaaaaatgatagaaatgtaaatgagagtTTCTGATTTTTGGCTTTAAGTGAGAATTTTACTAGCAGGATTACAAGATTACTACAgtacagcttttttttctcttttttgcacCTCTTGCCTTTGTTCCTTTCTTATCAGTCCTATCTGTCATGGCTTAAATCTCTCCATATTGTGGATGCGGAATTGCAGTTCGCCGAACTCTCTGAAGTcgcaaacagaaataaagaaactctGCGAGCGGCCAAGCGAGAGGCCAATGAGTTCCGGTACCAGGTTCAGGCTCTTAACCGTGAAGTGGACGCCCTCAAGGGGACAGTAAGTGAACTGCATATTTTATAAACACTCAGGTTTGCAGTTCATCACAAATAAAGGgctgttcttttgttatttcttttcagattcatttataaatttcTCAAATTAATTACGTATTTTATATATCTGCATATAACCTTTTTTCGTCATTTTTTCCTCCTAAATgaacctcctttttttttttacaatactttccaatttttttccaagtacaatttgcacatttttatcttttagatcttgtttatttgattgttcacacatgatttttttcacatgactctttttttttacatgtaggATTCATATTgcagcttatttattttttcacacgATTATTTGTTTTCATGCTATTTTTCATGTGTAAGGAATGCGGTCTCATTTCTCGGTGATATTTATTTTCcgtcttaattttttttccaatgacTTTTTCCCATGTAGGCCACGTGGTTTCAATTTTCAGATACTGTTTGTTTTACcccattttattttgtcatatcatatcatattttgttttatacatgTTGGTCGTGTGGTTTAATTTTCCAGCTGataaacttgtttttttccacatgaatctttttttttaggtttatttttCAGACATATGAATCATTATCTTATATAATTCATGCATTACTTGGGTTCTCATGTCCACTTTTAgggtataaaatatttttaacataaataagtaaaagtaaaaatattctATAAGGTCTTAAATGTAAAGctctataaattaaattaagcatAAATACCATCTATGTGACTCaaaaatgtgcgtgtgtgtgtgtgtgtgtgtatatgtgtgtgtctgtatgtgtgtatgtgtgtatatgcgtgtgtgtgtttgtgtgtgtgcatgtgtgtatatgtgtgtgtgtgtgtatatgtgtgtgtgtatatatgtgtgtgtgtgtatgtgtgtgtatatgtgtgtatatatatgtgtgtgtgtgtgtgtgtgtgtgtgtgtgtgtgtgtgtgtgtgtgtatatgtgtgtgtatgtgtgtatatatatatatatgtgtgtgtgtgtgtgtgtgtgtgtgtgtgtgtgtatgtgtgtgtgtgtgtgtgtgtgtgtgtgtgtgtgtgtgtgtgtgtgtgtgtgtgtgtgtgtagaacgaGGCTCTGGAGCGacagatgagacagacagaggagaacTTTGCTCTGGAGTCCACGGCTTATCACAACACCATCAGCCGTCTGAAGGAAAACATCCTGGACCTAAAAGACCAGATAGCTCGAAACCTGCACGAGTACCAGGACCTGCTCAACGTTAAGATAGCGTTGGACATCGAGATCGCCACCTACAGGAGGCTTATAGAAGgtgaggtttttgtttttgtacagtatttaaatttttttatctgAACACCTTCATTAGATGACTGTTAACTAAAAGAATCATAGCTACGtacattaataatcacctcgGACTCATCATCTCCCATGAACAGTATTAAGTAATATTATCATAAAATTATTAGCTTTTATAAATTAAAAGTTTACAACAAACAGcttttttcagctttaaataaataaataaataaataaataaataaataaaatgtcatttgtttaaaaaaatgaatagtgTGATTTTTGTAGCAATaactagttattattattattattattattattattattattattattattattattattattattattattattaatttaggATCTGTAACAGACCCTGTGCTGGAGTCCAGAACCTCCACGAAGGTTCTCATCAAGACCACTGAGATCAGAGATGGAGAGGTACGGGTTAAATCATGTAACACATTACACTGCTGTGATAATAATATGACACGGTGTTAATCAGAGACTGTAGAAATTTGTAGGAAATTTCTAACAATTACAAATTggaaatgaataatatttttattgttgtgaaaaCATTCTATTGCTTTTCCTACAAACAGCACAAGTCACGCGAGGAAACTTCTAGATTATAGTAATAaaacacgagagagagagagagagagcgagagagagagagggagagagagtgagtactGTTCTAGATTTTTCACTAcgtactttttatccgtttatagttacattcaACATTATGAAACGGAATTCCCTGAGATCCAGTTCACGCTCACGTAATacatagctctctctctctttgtctctctctcttaatgaaaaaaaaaagaaagtgtatGATATAAACTCTTCCATCTGACGACACTTTAGACTtcgtctaaaaaaaaaaaatgttaaaaatgtgaaaaagtccACCCGCCAATCAGAGTTGAGATCTCTGAGATCTGAGAATGACGCTGTGGTATAAATGATAGTTGCTGTGGTCTGCACTCCTCGTTAACCCTCTGTGTCACACTCCTTCGCTCGTAGGTGCTTAATGAGTCTACGCAGAACCGTGAAGAACCGGAATGACCTCCTTCTTTCCCTACTTCGATTCACACCTCGtcgaaacacacaacacacaacacacagcagcaTCATCCGTCCCTGTGAGGCCTACAGAAATAACCGCCGTCCCTCAGCTGCTACTTTTCCAGTGCTTTATTCACTCAGGAGTTGACTGAGTTCTTTCTTCTGAAATTAACATTAACGATAATAACGTCTGAGAAACCAGACAGCTTTTCACTACTTTGAACTGTTAAGATGATTATTTTAAGCattcaactcttttttttttttttttttttaattaatatagtaGAGAAATGTTAGGTGAATTATTTTTCATGTAGTTACTGGATAATAAGATCCCAAATCTTTTGGAAATGTTTTAGAAGTTAGTGAGCGAAATTAAGTCATTttaatacagtaaatgtttaACATCTGGGTTCAAATCCGATAGAAAGAAATCAGTATATAATGTGAAGATGAGCAGAACAAAGGATGAGTGTAAAACTTCCTGCTTCTTCACATTAGGGATTCTTCATACTAGTAAAGTTTTAAGAGGGCTTAGGCACAATGTTTTATTCTTCACTGTTCAAggttctttatttgtcacatacgtATTACATGCAGACATGTGGGGCGTTTTTCCTTAGTTCCTCATGCAACGTTGCGAGAACGGACAGAACCGACATCAAACTACTGTAACTGAGGACTTATTATGAATATAATCAAATCTATTAAACTTCTAATTAAATATAGTTGTGATGGGTTTCTTtccttcgtgtgtgtgtgtgtgtgtgtgtgtgtgtgtgtgcgtgtgtgtgtgagagagagagagagaaagagagagagagagagggattcacaaatacatttataataacaagTAATAATACGTGTAAATCCATGAGGTTGAAGCcatgaataattaatattaattaaatggaACATTACGCAGCAGGTTGAATTATGAGCGAATGAATAAATGCTTAGCATAAATCACCTTCAGAGATAGTGGTTTGATTCTCatctccttgtgtgtgtgtgtgtgtgtgtgtgtgtgtgtgtgtgtgtgtgtgtgtgtgtggagtttgcatgttcttccagtgctttgtggatttcttcagggttctctggtttcctcccccagttcAAAGAGACACATCTCTGAATTGTCTGTGGACTGTGaatgggtctgtgtgtgagtgtgtctcggAATCGGGcagcactccgtccaaggtgtctccctgccttgtgccccaagGCTCCtagtgaccctgtgtaggataggTGCTACATGAAGATAGATGGATTCTAGTGTTAACACCTACAGGGCAGAATCCTGGGTTAAACAACACCCAGATGGTTTATATACAGATTATTTATGTACCGTCAccattttgtgtttaatgtaaacAAGCAGCCACCATTTTGAAACTCCTGTTGTGTTGTTTAGTTCTTTTTCAGGTCAGTAATCCTGGAACATTTCCTTTCTGGACAATGTTTATTTCTGGAACATAAGTCTGATTTGTAAAAGaggcaaaaagaaataaaacacagttgTACCTTATGACACTGGACTGAAATGTAATCAGACCTTAAGGAAAATATTCAATTGCAAATACACAAAACTTTATTTGAAAACTTTGTTCTGACTTTTTTCCTTCCTGAAAAATCTCTTCATACTGTAGCAGCAACCTGAACCTTGAGACGACTGAAGATTGTTGTTCTTCTTTACATTTGAGCAGCTCGTGAGCCAGTCGAGGGTGATAGTGATGGTGATTAGTGTCGTTATTAGCATGTGTGtttggtgctgtttttgtttgtggcCTGGACCTGAGAATCCCCCAGACACTGCAGCTCTTCCCACCGGGTTTCCACTCAAATACGACACGTTCTCATGTGGTTGCCGTCATTAAGCAGAGTGAAATAACTAATGGAAACTATAAATACTCCACCTAGAGACGGACAtatttacatacaaataaacaggaaaacaaacaattaaagaaaTGTGAGCATCTGGACAGCACAAAATAATATGATTAAAAGACTCAACTGCTATTTTAATACATAACAACAAACATCCTcttaatataaaagaaaagattCTAGTACAAGAAGAACCCCCTGGTACCATATTGAACCAAACCACGGTACCCATGAGTATCGCATCCATGATATTATTTATGGAACAAAACACTACTGTACATGGCACGTTGTTTTTGGAAAATCATCAACAACTGCACCTTACATTCGGACTATCCACTGAACTATACACTCACACTgaattatacacactggactatacatacacactgcattatacacactggactatacatacacactgcattctacacactggactatacatacacactgcattatacacactggactatacatacacactgcattatacacactggactatacatacacactgcattatacacactggactatacatacacactgcattatacacactggactatacatacacactgcattatacacactggactatacatacacactgcatttaatgccCTAATCCATCTGTTACCACTAGATACCATTCGACACACATCCATgtcacttctgtacctgtacaatctgttctgttatatatataaatacatactgaatataatgtgtagtgctactgtaagaatgcccaatagtacactgtgtgtactgacacgtatgagcatattgcacatgttcatttGCTGATTCCATCATCTGGTTGTTAACTGTACATATTGTAGACACATCGTACCGGCTATATACATGAGCA
This window contains:
- the viml gene encoding vimentin like isoform X1 codes for the protein MSTISSTTISSYRKRYGHESRATTAARGQSDAPAMLYASSKTTGAWSGTVSAADETHDVSLSGALNADFKVSRGSNKSLNDRFVSYVEKVQLLEQRNEALRTELERYRGNGPSRIAELCAHEVADLRRHVDQLTNEKARAEIQRDNLLVDIERIRAKLQEEILQREQAERSTQSFRQDVNIAALARVDLERKVESLQDEIRFLKKLHEEELREIQAQSQQQSDLTSALREIQVQYENLASKNAHVSEEWYDSKSYLSWLKSLHIVDAELQFAELSEVANRNKETLRAAKREANEFRYQVQALNREVDALKGTNEALERQMRQTEENFALESTAYHNTISRLKENILDLKDQIARNLHEYQDLLNVKIALDIEIATYRRLIEGSVTDPVLESRTSTKVLIKTTEIRDGEVLNESTQNREEPE
- the viml gene encoding vimentin like isoform X2 — protein: MSTISSTTISSYRKRYGHESRATTAARGQSDAPAMLYASSKTTGAWSGTVSAADETHDVSLSGALNADFKVSRGSNKSLNDRFVSYVEKVQLLEQRNEALRTELERYRGNGPSRIAELCAHEVADLRRHVDQLTNEKARAEIQRDNLLVDIERIRAKLQEEILQREQAERSTQSFRQDVNIAALARVDLERKVESLQDEIRFLKKLHEEELREIQAQSQQQSDLTSALREIQVQYENLASKNAHVSEEWYDSKSYLSWLKSLHIVDAELQFAELSEVANRNKETLRAAKREANEFRYQVQALNREVDALKGTNEALERQMRQTEENFALESTAYHNTISRLKENILDLKDQIARNLHEYQDLLNVKIALDIEIATYRRLIEDPVLESRTSTKVLIKTTEIRDGEVLNESTQNREEPE
- the viml gene encoding vimentin like isoform X3 — protein: MSTISSTTISSYRKRYGHESRATTAARGQSDAPAMLYASSKTTGAWSGTVSAADETHDVSLSGALNADFKVSRGSNKSLNDRFVSYVEKVQLLEQRNEALRTELERYRGNGPSRIAELCAHEVADLRRHVDQLTNEKARAEIQRDNLLVDIERIRAKLQEEILQREQAERSTQSFRQDVNIAALARVDLERKVESLQDEIRFLKKLHEEELREIQAQSQQQSDLTSALREIQVQYENLASKNAHVSEEWYDSKFAELSEVANRNKETLRAAKREANEFRYQVQALNREVDALKGTNEALERQMRQTEENFALESTAYHNTISRLKENILDLKDQIARNLHEYQDLLNVKIALDIEIATYRRLIEGSVTDPVLESRTSTKVLIKTTEIRDGEVLNESTQNREEPE